In Silene latifolia isolate original U9 population chromosome 3, ASM4854445v1, whole genome shotgun sequence, a single window of DNA contains:
- the LOC141647339 gene encoding uncharacterized protein LOC141647339 isoform X3, producing MMDSGHLDQAEKSSPETFSDSSTAPNSPDNNPDNNDIFGDPLVYPRVGEEYQVEIPCILSESERLQLIMNSVNSKGIVDSTHTFLIGLPIPVMWVHNQVNTIKTERLENLDDPHASCTNGFVGPKNSGRKEPKESWLIPDQRSGGPWSDFEVNCFLVGLYMLGKKLDQVAKFVGTKGMGQVLAYYYGPFYGSAGYNRWSECRKKRSRKCVVGHNFFMGLRQQELFSRVFPRLSEESRAQLSEHSRAFADGSISLENYVFTLKAMVGIHALVDAVGIGKRKEDLTLIFDTSKNNQVSSNRHQVPSGKACSALNRAEIVRCLTGDFRLSKARSNDLFWEAVWPRLLARGWHSEQPKGTNNLVFLTPGVKKFSRRKLSKGDHYFDSITDVLAKVASEPELLELEADETDPSCSKVENGWSPRVKSDDDLDSSDQERHCYLKPRVSLGLSDLTKFTVVDTSLANEDNPYKVWELRNLPEEAKKIQSGNVDMSMVPADSFLPMSHNPMNHRSRTIRHQSRQIGKAGHSSCGDPAPKRRRLSSCVSTDVTWVLSLPAKNKNGTLKIIGPKLCPSQSQTDVKKSSGNILVSENHTEKRGHEIDLNLPQMTTQPERNGKVKLEEEASSSNQIFNVEMNTHFKPEISTSPDNMDFCFPLDNTDPCLHSGEPSKTGAESDQEPGIHFLAQKQKNSGALAGPSDNMEPQVSSTSGEPANNAESDQQPRRQSTRSRPLTTKALEALEIGLFRTVRQYRKRGSPVVQDQKPKRSRQPRNSSPVSPQDMEFEIGASEETCNGKKDVVEPPVGSIPNEKENMTRA from the exons ATG ATGGATTCTGGTCACCTGGATCAAGCAGAGAAAAGTTCACCAGAAACTTTTTCCGATTCGTCCACCGCCCCGAATTCTCCTGACAACAATCCTGACAACAATGACATATTTGGAGATCCATTGGTATATCCACGGGTTGGTGAGGAGTACCAGGTGGAAATCCCGTGTATATTAAGCGAGTCTGAACGTCTTCAGCTGATCATGAATTCAGTTAACTCTAAAGGCATTGTTGACTCTACCCACACTTTTCTGATTGGACTTCCCATACCAGTGATGTGGGTCCACAACCAGGTGAATACCATCAAAACTGAAAGGCTTGAAAATCTCGATGACCCTCATGCAAGTTGTACAAATGGGTTTGTGGGACCTAAAAATTCAGGTAGGAAAGAGCCAAAAGAGTCCTGGCTCATACCTGATCAGAGAAGTGGTGGGCCCTGGAGTGATTTTGAAGTTAATTGTTTCCTTGTTGGTCTGTATATGCTCGGAAAGAAGCTCGATCAAGTAGCAAAGTTTGTTGGAACCAAAGGCATGGGGCAAGTGCTAGCTTATTACTATGGTCCGTTTTATGGCTCTGCTGGATATAATAGATGGTCAGAGTGCCggaagaagagaagcaggaagTGTGTTGTCGGACATAATTTTTTCATGGGACTCAGGCAGCAAGAACTCTTTTCTCGTGTATTCCCTCGTCTTTCAGAAGAATCTAGAGCTCAATTGTCGGAG CATTCGAGGGCATTTGCCGATGGAAGCATTTCATTAGAAAACTACGTCTTCACACTCAAGGCTATGGTTGGCATCCATGCTTTAGTAGATGCTGTAGGAATTGGGAAACGGAAGGAGGATCTTACACTTATTTTCGATACCTCAAAAAACAATCAAGTTTCCTCTAACCGTCATCAAGTACCTTCTGGTAAGGCCTGTTCAGCTCTTAACCGTGCTGAGATAGTCAGGTGCTTAACAGGAGACTTCCGGCTTAGTAAAGCTCGATCAAATGACCTATTTTGGGAAGCTGTTTGGCCTCGTTTGCTAGCTAGAGGATGGCATTCTGAGCAACCCAAGGGCACAAATAATCTAGTTTTTCTTACGCCTGGGGTAAAGAAATTCTCCAGAAGGAAGCTTTCCAAGGGTGATCACTACTTCGATTCTATTACTGATGTTCTGGCGAAAGTTGCCAGTGAACCGGAACTTCTCGAGCTCGAGGCTGATGAAACTGATCCTAGCTGTTCCAAAGTAGAAAATGGGTGGTCACCAAGAGTCAAATCAGATGATGACCTAGATTCTTCTGATCAAGAACGCCATTGTTATCTTAAACCTCGTGTTTCCTTAGGGCTGTCGGATCTTACAAAATTCACTGTAGTTGATACCAGCCTGGCTAATGAAGATAACCCTTATAAGGTGTGGGAACTACGGAATTTGCCCGAGGAAGCTAAAAAAATCCAGAGTGGTAATGTAGATATGTCGATGGTGCCAGCTGACTCCTTTCTGCCAATGAGTCACAATCCCATGAACCACAGGTCAAGAACTATCAGGCATCAATCCAGGCAGATTGGAAAAGCGGGCCACTCAAGCTGTGGGGATCCCGCTCCAAAAAGACGGAGATTGTCTTCATGTGTCAGTACAGATGTGACTTGGGTTTTAAGCTTGCCAGCTAAAAACAAGAATGGTACACTGAAAATTATTGGTCCTAAATTGTGCCCGAGCCAGAGCCAGACTGATGTAAAAAAATCATCAGGGAATATTTTGGTTTCAGAGAATCACACTGAGAAGCGTGGCCACGAAATTGACTTGAACTTGCCTCAGATGACTACTCAACCTGAGAGGAATGGCAAAGTAAAACTGGAAGAAGAGGCAAGCAGTTCCAACCAAATTTTCAATGTTGAGATGAACACTCATTTTAAGCCCGAGATCTCAACAAGTCCTGATAATATGGATTTTTGTTTTCCTCTTGATAATACGGATCCCTGTTTACATTCTGGGGAACCCTCAAAAACAGGTGCCGAATCTGATCAAGAGCCTGGAATACATTTTCTTGCTCAGAAACAGAAAAATTCTGGGGCTTTAGCTGGCCCGTCTGATAATATGGAGCCTCAAGTGAGTTCTACTTCAGGAGAACCCGCTAACAATGCTGAGTCTGATCAGCAGCCTAGGCGACAAAGCACGAGGAGTCGACCACTTACAACCAAGGCACTTGAAGCTCTTGAAATTGGACTGTTTAGAACAGTAAGGCAGTATAGAAAGCGGGGTTCCCCCGTGGTACAGGACCAAAAGCCTAAGCGTTCACGACAACCACGCAACAGCAGTCCTGTGTCCCCACAAGATATGGAATTCGAAATTGGGGCTTCTGAGGAAACGTGTAATGGCAAGAAGGATGTGGTGGAACCTCCTGTAGGTTCTATCCCGAATGAAAAGGAAAACATGACCCGCGCATGA
- the LOC141647339 gene encoding uncharacterized protein LOC141647339 isoform X2, whose amino-acid sequence MDSGHLDQAEKSSPETFSDSSTAPNSPDNNPDNNDIFGDPLVYPRVGEEYQVEIPCILSESERLQLIMNSVNSKGIVDSTHTFLIGLPIPVMWVHNQVNTIKTERLENLDDPHASCTNGFVGPKNSGRKEPKESWLIPDQRSGGPWSDFEVNCFLVGLYMLGKKLDQVAKFVGTKGMGQVLAYYYGPFYGSAGYNRWSECRKKRSRKCVVGHNFFMGLRQQELFSRVFPRLSEESRAQLSEHSRAFADGSISLENYVFTLKAMVGIHALVDAVGIGKRKEDLTLIFDTSKNNQVSSNRHQVPSGKACSALNRAEIVRCLTGDFRLSKARSNDLFWEAVWPRLLARGWHSEQPKGTNNLVFLTPGVKKFSRRKLSKGDHYFDSITDVLAKVASEPELLELEADETDPSCSKVENGWSPRVKSDDDLDSSDQERHCYLKPRVSLGLSDLTKFTVVDTSLANEDNPYKVWELRNLPEEAKKIQSGNVDMSMVPADSFLPMSHNPMNHRSRTIRHQSRQIGKAGHSSCGDPAPKRRRLSSCVSTDVTWVLSLPAKNKNGTLKIIGPKLCPSQSQTDVKKSSGNILVSENHTEKRGHEIDLNLPQMTTQPERNGKVKLEEEASSSNQIFNVEMNTHFKPEISTSPDNMDFCFPLDNTDPCLHSGEPSKTGAESDQEPGIHFLAQKQKNSGALAGPSDNMEPQVSSTSGEPANNAESDQQPRRQSTRSRPLTTKALEALEIGLFRTVRQYRKRGSPVVQDQKPKRSRQPRNSSPVSPQDMEFEIGASEETCNGKKDVVEPPVGSIPNEKENMTRA is encoded by the exons ATGGATTCTGGTCACCTGGATCAAGCAGAGAAAAGTTCACCAGAAACTTTTTCCGATTCGTCCACCGCCCCGAATTCTCCTGACAACAATCCTGACAACAATGACATATTTGGAGATCCATTGGTATATCCACGGGTTGGTGAGGAGTACCAGGTGGAAATCCCGTGTATATTAAGCGAGTCTGAACGTCTTCAGCTGATCATGAATTCAGTTAACTCTAAAGGCATTGTTGACTCTACCCACACTTTTCTGATTGGACTTCCCATACCAGTGATGTGGGTCCACAACCAGGTGAATACCATCAAAACTGAAAGGCTTGAAAATCTCGATGACCCTCATGCAAGTTGTACAAATGGGTTTGTGGGACCTAAAAATTCAGGTAGGAAAGAGCCAAAAGAGTCCTGGCTCATACCTGATCAGAGAAGTGGTGGGCCCTGGAGTGATTTTGAAGTTAATTGTTTCCTTGTTGGTCTGTATATGCTCGGAAAGAAGCTCGATCAAGTAGCAAAGTTTGTTGGAACCAAAGGCATGGGGCAAGTGCTAGCTTATTACTATGGTCCGTTTTATGGCTCTGCTGGATATAATAGATGGTCAGAGTGCCggaagaagagaagcaggaagTGTGTTGTCGGACATAATTTTTTCATGGGACTCAGGCAGCAAGAACTCTTTTCTCGTGTATTCCCTCGTCTTTCAGAAGAATCTAGAGCTCAATTGTCGGAG CATTCGAGGGCATTTGCCGATGGAAGCATTTCATTAGAAAACTACGTCTTCACACTCAAGGCTATGGTTGGCATCCATGCTTTAGTAGATGCTGTAGGAATTGGGAAACGGAAGGAGGATCTTACACTTATTTTCGATACCTCAAAAAACAATCAAGTTTCCTCTAACCGTCATCAAGTACCTTCTGGTAAGGCCTGTTCAGCTCTTAACCGTGCTGAGATAGTCAGGTGCTTAACAGGAGACTTCCGGCTTAGTAAAGCTCGATCAAATGACCTATTTTGGGAAGCTGTTTGGCCTCGTTTGCTAGCTAGAGGATGGCATTCTGAGCAACCCAAGGGCACAAATAATCTAGTTTTTCTTACGCCTGGGGTAAAGAAATTCTCCAGAAGGAAGCTTTCCAAGGGTGATCACTACTTCGATTCTATTACTGATGTTCTGGCGAAAGTTGCCAGTGAACCGGAACTTCTCGAGCTCGAGGCTGATGAAACTGATCCTAGCTGTTCCAAAGTAGAAAATGGGTGGTCACCAAGAGTCAAATCAGATGATGACCTAGATTCTTCTGATCAAGAACGCCATTGTTATCTTAAACCTCGTGTTTCCTTAGGGCTGTCGGATCTTACAAAATTCACTGTAGTTGATACCAGCCTGGCTAATGAAGATAACCCTTATAAGGTGTGGGAACTACGGAATTTGCCCGAGGAAGCTAAAAAAATCCAGAGTGGTAATGTAGATATGTCGATGGTGCCAGCTGACTCCTTTCTGCCAATGAGTCACAATCCCATGAACCACAGGTCAAGAACTATCAGGCATCAATCCAGGCAGATTGGAAAAGCGGGCCACTCAAGCTGTGGGGATCCCGCTCCAAAAAGACGGAGATTGTCTTCATGTGTCAGTACAGATGTGACTTGGGTTTTAAGCTTGCCAGCTAAAAACAAGAATGGTACACTGAAAATTATTGGTCCTAAATTGTGCCCGAGCCAGAGCCAGACTGATGTAAAAAAATCATCAGGGAATATTTTGGTTTCAGAGAATCACACTGAGAAGCGTGGCCACGAAATTGACTTGAACTTGCCTCAGATGACTACTCAACCTGAGAGGAATGGCAAAGTAAAACTGGAAGAAGAGGCAAGCAGTTCCAACCAAATTTTCAATGTTGAGATGAACACTCATTTTAAGCCCGAGATCTCAACAAGTCCTGATAATATGGATTTTTGTTTTCCTCTTGATAATACGGATCCCTGTTTACATTCTGGGGAACCCTCAAAAACAGGTGCCGAATCTGATCAAGAGCCTGGAATACATTTTCTTGCTCAGAAACAGAAAAATTCTGGGGCTTTAGCTGGCCCGTCTGATAATATGGAGCCTCAAGTGAGTTCTACTTCAGGAGAACCCGCTAACAATGCTGAGTCTGATCAGCAGCCTAGGCGACAAAGCACGAGGAGTCGACCACTTACAACCAAGGCACTTGAAGCTCTTGAAATTGGACTGTTTAGAACAGTAAGGCAGTATAGAAAGCGGGGTTCCCCCGTGGTACAGGACCAAAAGCCTAAGCGTTCACGACAACCACGCAACAGCAGTCCTGTGTCCCCACAAGATATGGAATTCGAAATTGGGGCTTCTGAGGAAACGTGTAATGGCAAGAAGGATGTGGTGGAACCTCCTGTAGGTTCTATCCCGAATGAAAAGGAAAACATGACCCGCGCATGA
- the LOC141647339 gene encoding uncharacterized protein LOC141647339 isoform X1 — protein sequence MFIASFVYNLESVLTNPVNPVRKSRTPTTICCVVLFYLCVGPWLINMDSGHLDQAEKSSPETFSDSSTAPNSPDNNPDNNDIFGDPLVYPRVGEEYQVEIPCILSESERLQLIMNSVNSKGIVDSTHTFLIGLPIPVMWVHNQVNTIKTERLENLDDPHASCTNGFVGPKNSGRKEPKESWLIPDQRSGGPWSDFEVNCFLVGLYMLGKKLDQVAKFVGTKGMGQVLAYYYGPFYGSAGYNRWSECRKKRSRKCVVGHNFFMGLRQQELFSRVFPRLSEESRAQLSEHSRAFADGSISLENYVFTLKAMVGIHALVDAVGIGKRKEDLTLIFDTSKNNQVSSNRHQVPSGKACSALNRAEIVRCLTGDFRLSKARSNDLFWEAVWPRLLARGWHSEQPKGTNNLVFLTPGVKKFSRRKLSKGDHYFDSITDVLAKVASEPELLELEADETDPSCSKVENGWSPRVKSDDDLDSSDQERHCYLKPRVSLGLSDLTKFTVVDTSLANEDNPYKVWELRNLPEEAKKIQSGNVDMSMVPADSFLPMSHNPMNHRSRTIRHQSRQIGKAGHSSCGDPAPKRRRLSSCVSTDVTWVLSLPAKNKNGTLKIIGPKLCPSQSQTDVKKSSGNILVSENHTEKRGHEIDLNLPQMTTQPERNGKVKLEEEASSSNQIFNVEMNTHFKPEISTSPDNMDFCFPLDNTDPCLHSGEPSKTGAESDQEPGIHFLAQKQKNSGALAGPSDNMEPQVSSTSGEPANNAESDQQPRRQSTRSRPLTTKALEALEIGLFRTVRQYRKRGSPVVQDQKPKRSRQPRNSSPVSPQDMEFEIGASEETCNGKKDVVEPPVGSIPNEKENMTRA from the exons ATGTTTATAGCTTCTTTTGTATATAACTTAGAAAGCGTCCTGACTAATCCTGTAAACCCGGTACGGAAAAGTCGAACCCCGACGACGATTTGTTGTGttgtattgttttatttatgtgtTGGTCCATGGTTAATTAAT ATGGATTCTGGTCACCTGGATCAAGCAGAGAAAAGTTCACCAGAAACTTTTTCCGATTCGTCCACCGCCCCGAATTCTCCTGACAACAATCCTGACAACAATGACATATTTGGAGATCCATTGGTATATCCACGGGTTGGTGAGGAGTACCAGGTGGAAATCCCGTGTATATTAAGCGAGTCTGAACGTCTTCAGCTGATCATGAATTCAGTTAACTCTAAAGGCATTGTTGACTCTACCCACACTTTTCTGATTGGACTTCCCATACCAGTGATGTGGGTCCACAACCAGGTGAATACCATCAAAACTGAAAGGCTTGAAAATCTCGATGACCCTCATGCAAGTTGTACAAATGGGTTTGTGGGACCTAAAAATTCAGGTAGGAAAGAGCCAAAAGAGTCCTGGCTCATACCTGATCAGAGAAGTGGTGGGCCCTGGAGTGATTTTGAAGTTAATTGTTTCCTTGTTGGTCTGTATATGCTCGGAAAGAAGCTCGATCAAGTAGCAAAGTTTGTTGGAACCAAAGGCATGGGGCAAGTGCTAGCTTATTACTATGGTCCGTTTTATGGCTCTGCTGGATATAATAGATGGTCAGAGTGCCggaagaagagaagcaggaagTGTGTTGTCGGACATAATTTTTTCATGGGACTCAGGCAGCAAGAACTCTTTTCTCGTGTATTCCCTCGTCTTTCAGAAGAATCTAGAGCTCAATTGTCGGAG CATTCGAGGGCATTTGCCGATGGAAGCATTTCATTAGAAAACTACGTCTTCACACTCAAGGCTATGGTTGGCATCCATGCTTTAGTAGATGCTGTAGGAATTGGGAAACGGAAGGAGGATCTTACACTTATTTTCGATACCTCAAAAAACAATCAAGTTTCCTCTAACCGTCATCAAGTACCTTCTGGTAAGGCCTGTTCAGCTCTTAACCGTGCTGAGATAGTCAGGTGCTTAACAGGAGACTTCCGGCTTAGTAAAGCTCGATCAAATGACCTATTTTGGGAAGCTGTTTGGCCTCGTTTGCTAGCTAGAGGATGGCATTCTGAGCAACCCAAGGGCACAAATAATCTAGTTTTTCTTACGCCTGGGGTAAAGAAATTCTCCAGAAGGAAGCTTTCCAAGGGTGATCACTACTTCGATTCTATTACTGATGTTCTGGCGAAAGTTGCCAGTGAACCGGAACTTCTCGAGCTCGAGGCTGATGAAACTGATCCTAGCTGTTCCAAAGTAGAAAATGGGTGGTCACCAAGAGTCAAATCAGATGATGACCTAGATTCTTCTGATCAAGAACGCCATTGTTATCTTAAACCTCGTGTTTCCTTAGGGCTGTCGGATCTTACAAAATTCACTGTAGTTGATACCAGCCTGGCTAATGAAGATAACCCTTATAAGGTGTGGGAACTACGGAATTTGCCCGAGGAAGCTAAAAAAATCCAGAGTGGTAATGTAGATATGTCGATGGTGCCAGCTGACTCCTTTCTGCCAATGAGTCACAATCCCATGAACCACAGGTCAAGAACTATCAGGCATCAATCCAGGCAGATTGGAAAAGCGGGCCACTCAAGCTGTGGGGATCCCGCTCCAAAAAGACGGAGATTGTCTTCATGTGTCAGTACAGATGTGACTTGGGTTTTAAGCTTGCCAGCTAAAAACAAGAATGGTACACTGAAAATTATTGGTCCTAAATTGTGCCCGAGCCAGAGCCAGACTGATGTAAAAAAATCATCAGGGAATATTTTGGTTTCAGAGAATCACACTGAGAAGCGTGGCCACGAAATTGACTTGAACTTGCCTCAGATGACTACTCAACCTGAGAGGAATGGCAAAGTAAAACTGGAAGAAGAGGCAAGCAGTTCCAACCAAATTTTCAATGTTGAGATGAACACTCATTTTAAGCCCGAGATCTCAACAAGTCCTGATAATATGGATTTTTGTTTTCCTCTTGATAATACGGATCCCTGTTTACATTCTGGGGAACCCTCAAAAACAGGTGCCGAATCTGATCAAGAGCCTGGAATACATTTTCTTGCTCAGAAACAGAAAAATTCTGGGGCTTTAGCTGGCCCGTCTGATAATATGGAGCCTCAAGTGAGTTCTACTTCAGGAGAACCCGCTAACAATGCTGAGTCTGATCAGCAGCCTAGGCGACAAAGCACGAGGAGTCGACCACTTACAACCAAGGCACTTGAAGCTCTTGAAATTGGACTGTTTAGAACAGTAAGGCAGTATAGAAAGCGGGGTTCCCCCGTGGTACAGGACCAAAAGCCTAAGCGTTCACGACAACCACGCAACAGCAGTCCTGTGTCCCCACAAGATATGGAATTCGAAATTGGGGCTTCTGAGGAAACGTGTAATGGCAAGAAGGATGTGGTGGAACCTCCTGTAGGTTCTATCCCGAATGAAAAGGAAAACATGACCCGCGCATGA
- the LOC141647340 gene encoding uncharacterized protein LOC141647340, with product MATLSIRCKYSIQTLSSVHNLQHFLFYSTKSPNQSIKSPNQSYSNYLVDNLGFSPQQAHTTSTKLRTKNGNYSKFSDNANSVVDFLKQHGFEDIHIKKVVSSHPIILACNVDKTLKPKFKVLQDHGFSGSNLVSVISTNPSFVSRNLDTTIQDLRAVLGTNENLTKLFRRPNCYITTPGLENLVSNVALLINEYGFDINVIRKSILREPLCFMRKPEFFRNVLVRVEEELGIPRISGMFLYGVHLLSCLSRECIELKCQALRSFGWTEYDVSELMRRGPIAFLRSEESIKKKLGFLMTELGYDPDFLAKHSVLFTFSLENRMLPRHRVLLILKEKGLLDYKFYTAITKTETQFLKTLIQPYKEAVPGLLQVYQNSKGCSKVEAVSR from the coding sequence ATGGCAACTCTAAGTATTCGTTGCAAATACAGCATTCAAACCCTAAGTTCTGTGCATAATTTGCAACATTTTCTTTTTTATTCAACTAAATccccaaatcaatcaatcaaatccCCAAATCAATCTTACAGCAATTATTTGGTTGATAATCTGGGTTTCTCTCCTCAACAAGCTCACACCACTTCTACCAAACTTCGTACCAAGAATGGTAACTACTCCAAATTCTCTGATAATGCTAATTCTGTTGTTGATTTCTTAAAACAACATGGATTTGAGGATATCCATATCAAAAAGGTTGTTTCTTCTCACCCTATAATCTTAGCTTGTAATGTTGATAAAACCCTAAAACCCAAATTTAAAGTTCTTCAAGATCATGGTTTTTCTGGGTCTAATTTAGTTTCTGTTATTTCAACTAATCCTTCATTTGTATCAAGAAATTTGGATACAACTATCCAAGATCTTAGGGCTGTTTTGGGTACTAATGAAAATCTAACCAAGCTTTTTCGAAGACCCAATTGTTACATAACAACACCTGGTCTTGAAAATCTTGTATCGAATGTTGCGTTGTTGATTAATGAGTATGGTTTCGATATTAATGTTATTCGGAAAAGCATTCTTCGAGAACCTCTTTGTTTTATGAGGAAACCCGAGTTTTTCCGAAATGTGTTGGTTAGGGTTGAAGAGGAATTGGGGATTCCTCGAATTTCGGGGATGTTTTTGTATGGGGTGCATTTGCTGTCTTGCCTTAGTAGGGAATGTATTGAGTTGAAATGTCAAGCGTTAAGAAGCTTTGGGTGGACTGAATACGATGTTTCTGAATTGATGAGGAGAGGTCCTATTGCTTTCCTAAGATCTGAAGAAAGTATTAAGAAAAAGTTGGGGTTTTTGATGACTGAGCTCGGTTACGACCCTGATTTCTTAGCTAAACATTCTGTGTTGTTTACTTTTAGTCTAGAGAATCGAATGCTGCCTAGACATCGTGTTTTATTGATTTTGAAGGAGAAGGGTTTGTTAGATTACAAGTTTTATACGGCTATCACTAAAACGGAGACTCAGTTCTTAAAGACACTTATTCAACCTTATAAGGAAGCTGTACCGGGTCTTCTTCAAGTTTACCAGAATAGCAAAGGTTGTTCAAAAGTCGAGGCTGTTTCAAGGTGA